Proteins from one Gilliamella sp. ESL0443 genomic window:
- a CDS encoding LacI family DNA-binding transcriptional regulator has translation MQDTKKRRNTGQITLFDVAKYAGVGTMTVSRALRTPERVSDKLRHKIQLAVETLGYKPNVAASLLASASANRVIAVITTRIYDYSVRILLDSLQTQLAKEGYTTLIIESYHYHKQESQLLETLYSHNLEAVLLFYVENDELIKKIVQNKTITVMNIGKKYDESIDVDVGFDDSLAMYKLTEHVINKGYRNIALLCANQQYHLFQQRLHGWHKAMLNYHLPTHRIIHAAKPANFSTGAQLLADILLNWSEVDALICTTDELACGVLYECQRRHIRVPYQLAVSGFGDNEFSEVCFPPLTTVAIPSKQIGEYTATLLLNKLKNGKPIKLESTELLPIIKSRASL, from the coding sequence ATGCAGGATACTAAAAAACGTCGAAATACAGGGCAGATTACTTTATTTGATGTTGCTAAATATGCTGGCGTGGGAACAATGACGGTCTCTCGGGCTTTACGCACGCCGGAAAGGGTATCAGATAAGCTTCGACATAAAATTCAATTAGCTGTTGAGACATTGGGCTACAAGCCGAATGTCGCCGCCAGTTTATTAGCATCAGCCAGCGCCAATCGAGTGATTGCCGTTATTACCACTCGAATTTATGATTATTCGGTAAGAATATTGCTTGATTCGCTACAGACACAGTTAGCTAAAGAGGGGTATACCACACTTATCATTGAATCTTATCATTACCATAAACAAGAGTCCCAACTGTTAGAGACACTTTATAGCCATAATCTTGAAGCTGTCTTGCTGTTTTATGTTGAAAATGATGAGCTGATAAAAAAAATTGTTCAAAATAAAACAATCACCGTAATGAATATCGGTAAAAAATATGATGAATCAATCGATGTTGATGTTGGCTTTGATGATAGTTTAGCGATGTATAAATTAACAGAGCATGTGATTAATAAAGGGTATCGAAATATTGCCTTACTTTGTGCAAATCAGCAATATCATCTATTTCAACAGCGTTTACATGGTTGGCATAAAGCGATGCTCAATTATCACTTGCCGACTCATCGTATCATTCATGCCGCCAAACCAGCGAACTTTAGTACCGGCGCACAGTTGCTTGCCGATATTTTGTTAAACTGGTCTGAGGTTGATGCGTTAATTTGTACTACCGACGAATTGGCTTGCGGTGTGCTATATGAGTGTCAACGGCGACATATTCGCGTTCCTTATCAATTGGCCGTCAGCGGTTTTGGTGATAATGAGTTTAGTGAAGTTTGCTTTCCGCCGTTAACCACTGTTGCAATACCGTCTAAACAAATTGGCGAATACACAGCGACGTTATTGCTAAATAAATTAAAAAATGGGAAGCCAATTAAATTGGAAAGCACGGAGCTTTTACCGATCATAAAATCACGAGCCAGTTTGTAA
- the tgt gene encoding tRNA guanosine(34) transglycosylase Tgt codes for MKFELDNTDGLARRGRMKFDRRGVEYTVETPAFMPVGTYGTVKGMTPEEVAATGAQILLGNTFHLWLRPGQEIMRKHGDLHDFMQWPGPILTDSGGFQVFSLGDIRKIKEEGVYFRNPINGDSIFLSPEISMEIQYDLGSDIVMIFDECAPFPAEWDYVKKSMEMSLRWAKRSRQRFDELGNKNALFGIVQGGIHQELRDISIKGLTEIGFDGYAVGGLAVGEPKADMHRILEGTCPQLPADKPRYLMGVGKPEDLVEGVRRGIDMFDCVMPTRNARNGHLFVTNGVIKIRNAKYKDDTTPLDPECDCYTCKNYTKSYLHHLDKCGEILGARLNTIHNLRYYQRLMAEIRDAVANQRYEAFVVEFYQRIGKTPAPFTK; via the coding sequence ATGAAATTTGAACTAGATAATACTGACGGCTTAGCTCGTCGTGGACGAATGAAGTTCGATCGTCGTGGTGTTGAATATACAGTTGAAACACCCGCATTTATGCCAGTTGGCACTTATGGTACCGTCAAAGGTATGACCCCAGAAGAAGTCGCTGCAACAGGTGCACAAATTTTATTGGGTAATACTTTCCATTTATGGTTAAGACCTGGACAAGAAATTATGCGTAAACACGGTGATTTGCATGATTTTATGCAGTGGCCAGGCCCGATTTTAACCGACTCTGGAGGATTCCAAGTTTTTAGTCTTGGTGATATTCGAAAAATTAAAGAAGAAGGCGTCTATTTCCGTAATCCTATCAATGGTGATTCAATCTTTTTATCACCTGAAATTTCAATGGAAATTCAATATGATCTTGGTTCTGATATCGTGATGATTTTTGATGAATGTGCACCATTTCCTGCCGAGTGGGACTATGTCAAAAAATCGATGGAAATGTCTTTACGATGGGCAAAACGTAGTCGCCAACGTTTTGACGAATTGGGCAATAAAAATGCCCTATTTGGTATAGTACAAGGTGGTATACATCAAGAGTTACGTGATATCTCAATTAAAGGATTAACCGAAATTGGTTTTGACGGCTATGCAGTCGGTGGATTAGCTGTTGGCGAACCTAAAGCCGATATGCATCGAATCTTAGAGGGCACCTGTCCACAGTTACCTGCTGATAAACCACGTTATTTAATGGGTGTAGGCAAGCCAGAAGATTTAGTTGAAGGCGTTCGTCGTGGTATTGATATGTTTGATTGCGTGATGCCAACTCGTAACGCACGTAACGGGCATCTATTTGTTACTAATGGGGTCATTAAAATACGTAATGCCAAATATAAAGATGACACCACACCGCTTGATCCTGAGTGTGATTGTTATACCTGTAAAAATTACACGAAATCGTATCTTCATCATTTAGATAAATGTGGCGAAATATTAGGGGCAAGGCTCAATACCATTCATAATTTACGTTATTATCAACGCTTAATGGCTGAAATTCGTGATGCGGTTGCCAATCAACGTTACGAAGCATTTGTCGTCGAGTTTTACCAAAGAATTGGCAAAACCCCCGCTCCTTTCACAAAATAA
- a CDS encoding PTS sugar transporter subunit IIA, which yields MLGTWLTNETVNVVDSVEDWQEAITLCAEPLLKNKTITSDYIKAIFELHKSIGPYYVLAPGIAMPHARPEQGVNQLGLSMLLVKQGVKFNSEENDPVYLITLLAANDSTSHIEMLTQLAVLFGESDDIQKIFNAQNRDEILAVIKQY from the coding sequence ATGTTAGGTACATGGTTAACTAATGAAACAGTCAATGTTGTTGATTCAGTCGAAGATTGGCAAGAAGCGATAACACTTTGTGCTGAGCCATTATTAAAGAATAAAACAATTACATCAGATTATATTAAGGCTATTTTTGAACTACACAAATCAATAGGTCCTTATTATGTTTTGGCACCCGGAATTGCAATGCCTCATGCAAGGCCAGAACAAGGCGTAAACCAATTAGGCCTATCGATGTTACTGGTTAAACAAGGCGTTAAATTTAATTCCGAAGAAAACGATCCAGTCTATTTAATCACTCTATTAGCCGCTAACGATAGTACCAGCCATATCGAAATGTTAACTCAATTGGCGGTACTGTTTGGCGAATCTGACGATATCCAGAAAATTTTCAATGCGCAAAATCGTGATGAAATTTTGGCGGTTATCAAACAATATTAA
- the queA gene encoding tRNA preQ1(34) S-adenosylmethionine ribosyltransferase-isomerase QueA, protein MQLSDFDFTLPKELIAKYPSETRSSCRLLSLNSRTGHIEDKVFTDITDYINQGDLLIFNNTKVIPARIYGKKASGGKIEILIERLLEDNRALAHIKASKSPKAGAELILGEENNISVTMLARHDTLFELQFPDDVLKILNEIGHIPLPPYIDRPDEDQDREVYQTVYSKVPGAVAAPTAGLHFDEPLLEKLKNKGVEMEFVTLHVGAGTFQPVRVENIETHIMHAEYAEVPESVVKAVLECKARGNKVIAVGTTSVRALESAAKQSGKIAPFFDDTQIFIYPGFDFKVIDALITNFHLPESTLIMLVSAFAGYENTMRAYQHAVNEKYHFFSYGDAMLITK, encoded by the coding sequence ATGCAACTGTCAGATTTTGATTTTACACTCCCAAAAGAACTGATTGCAAAATACCCATCAGAAACAAGAAGCTCATGCCGATTATTATCACTTAACAGCCGTACAGGTCATATTGAAGATAAAGTATTTACTGATATCACTGATTACATCAATCAAGGAGATTTACTTATTTTTAATAACACAAAAGTGATTCCGGCTCGAATATATGGAAAAAAAGCATCGGGTGGAAAAATTGAAATATTGATTGAGCGTTTATTAGAAGATAATCGAGCTCTTGCACATATAAAAGCATCTAAATCACCTAAAGCAGGTGCTGAACTCATTTTAGGTGAGGAAAATAATATTAGTGTTACCATGCTTGCTCGCCATGATACTTTATTCGAATTACAGTTTCCGGATGATGTACTTAAAATTTTAAATGAAATTGGACACATCCCTTTACCACCTTACATAGATCGACCTGATGAGGATCAAGATCGTGAGGTATACCAAACTGTTTATAGTAAAGTACCTGGTGCAGTTGCTGCGCCAACAGCAGGTCTTCATTTCGATGAACCTTTATTAGAAAAGCTTAAAAACAAAGGTGTCGAAATGGAATTTGTAACGCTGCATGTCGGTGCAGGCACATTTCAACCAGTAAGAGTTGAAAATATAGAAACGCATATCATGCATGCTGAATATGCAGAAGTACCAGAATCAGTTGTGAAAGCAGTTTTAGAATGCAAAGCCCGAGGAAATAAGGTCATTGCTGTCGGTACAACATCAGTCAGAGCGTTGGAAAGTGCAGCAAAACAATCTGGCAAAATTGCACCTTTTTTTGATGATACTCAGATATTTATTTATCCAGGTTTTGATTTTAAAGTAATTGATGCACTTATTACTAATTTTCATTTACCTGAATCCACTTTAATAATGTTAGTTTCTGCATTTGCTGGCTATGAAAATACTATGCGAGCTTATCAACATGCAGTAAACGAAAAATATCACTTTTTTAGTTATGGTGATGCCATGCTAATTACTAAATAA
- a CDS encoding M48 family metalloprotease, producing the protein MKYIIFLFVVMLVGCQNQIQPTIISSERIKALSDSDILAISQQACIENDKKAIVAPDYHFLSKRLSNLTNKLPRKINNIELSYKVYLDSQPNAWSTANGCIRINSGLMKLLEDDELQAVIAHEQAHIALKHGISLFRQAPYIEITDKSNEIVIMVKEEISHQYEVEADNYAFDLLVKEKIDPKGLVNMLTKMPIHAKNQPTSHPTNINRINNITNKLKHY; encoded by the coding sequence TTGAAATATATTATTTTCTTATTTGTCGTAATGTTAGTTGGATGTCAAAATCAAATACAGCCAACTATCATTTCATCTGAACGAATTAAAGCATTATCTGACTCTGATATATTAGCTATTAGTCAACAAGCTTGCATTGAAAATGATAAGAAGGCAATTGTTGCACCCGATTATCATTTTCTTAGTAAGAGATTATCTAATCTTACCAATAAGTTACCTAGAAAAATAAATAATATTGAATTAAGTTACAAAGTTTATCTTGATAGTCAACCTAATGCTTGGTCTACAGCTAATGGCTGTATTCGAATAAATAGTGGATTGATGAAATTACTTGAAGATGATGAGTTACAAGCTGTTATTGCTCATGAACAGGCTCACATTGCACTAAAACATGGAATAAGTTTATTTAGACAAGCGCCTTATATTGAGATTACTGATAAATCTAATGAAATAGTGATTATGGTAAAAGAAGAAATTTCCCATCAATATGAGGTTGAAGCAGATAATTATGCTTTTGATTTATTAGTTAAGGAAAAAATAGATCCCAAAGGATTGGTTAATATGCTAACAAAAATGCCAATTCATGCTAAAAATCAACCAACATCGCATCCAACTAATATAAATCGTATCAATAACATCACTAACAAGTTAAAGCATTATTAG
- a CDS encoding PTS ascorbate transporter subunit IIC produces MIQEIVKFIVDILKVPAVLVGLIAMVGLLAQRKSFADTVKGTIKTILGFLVLGGGATVLISAITPLGLMFEQAFKLQGIVPNNEAIVSMALNEYGTATALIMAFGMIANIIVARFTRLKYIFLTGHHTFYMACMISIILTVSGFKDWQLVFTGALVLGLIMAFFPALAQPQMRKITGNDDVAFGHFGTLGYVLAGWLGMAVGKGSRSTEEMNLPKNLSFLRDSSISISLTMMIIYLILAVFAGSNYVESNLSNGDNYLVYAIIEAITFAAGVFIILQGVRLILAEIVPAFTGFSEKLVPNAKPALDCPVVFPYAPNAVLIGFLFSFLGGLVGLFVLGQLNAVLILPGVVPHFFCGATAGVFGNAMGGRRGAMLGAFANGLLVTFLPVVLLPVLGSLGFANTTFSDVDFCGVGILLGNMAKWFNKDVIMMIIVGIFALLVVYNYVAKPKSDIHND; encoded by the coding sequence ATGATTCAGGAAATAGTAAAATTTATTGTTGATATCCTAAAAGTTCCAGCGGTACTTGTTGGTTTAATCGCAATGGTAGGATTATTGGCTCAACGTAAATCGTTTGCCGATACGGTTAAAGGAACCATTAAAACTATTTTAGGCTTTTTGGTATTAGGCGGTGGTGCAACAGTGCTTATCAGTGCCATTACCCCTTTAGGCTTAATGTTTGAACAAGCATTTAAACTACAAGGAATTGTTCCCAACAATGAAGCTATTGTTTCAATGGCATTAAATGAGTATGGCACAGCAACTGCTTTAATTATGGCGTTTGGCATGATTGCAAATATTATCGTTGCCCGATTTACTCGTTTAAAATACATCTTTCTAACTGGCCATCATACTTTTTATATGGCTTGTATGATTAGTATTATTTTAACTGTCTCAGGGTTTAAAGATTGGCAATTGGTCTTTACAGGTGCATTAGTTTTAGGGCTTATTATGGCGTTTTTTCCCGCTTTAGCTCAACCACAAATGCGCAAAATTACTGGTAATGACGATGTCGCATTTGGTCACTTTGGTACGCTAGGTTATGTCTTAGCTGGTTGGCTTGGAATGGCAGTTGGTAAAGGATCTCGTTCAACCGAAGAGATGAATTTGCCAAAAAACTTAAGCTTCTTACGTGACAGTTCAATTTCAATCTCGTTAACCATGATGATTATCTACCTTATTTTAGCTGTATTTGCCGGTTCAAATTATGTTGAAAGCAATCTTAGCAATGGTGATAATTATTTAGTTTATGCCATCATTGAAGCGATTACTTTTGCAGCGGGTGTCTTTATCATATTGCAAGGCGTACGTTTAATTCTTGCCGAGATTGTCCCTGCATTTACAGGATTTTCAGAAAAATTAGTCCCGAATGCCAAACCAGCTTTAGATTGTCCTGTCGTATTTCCTTATGCCCCTAATGCCGTATTAATTGGCTTTTTATTCAGCTTTTTAGGTGGATTAGTCGGATTATTTGTCCTAGGTCAACTTAACGCCGTACTGATTTTACCGGGCGTGGTTCCACATTTCTTCTGTGGTGCAACTGCTGGTGTATTTGGTAATGCAATGGGGGGACGTCGAGGCGCAATGCTTGGCGCATTTGCTAATGGTTTATTAGTGACATTCTTACCTGTGGTATTATTACCTGTGTTAGGATCACTTGGTTTTGCCAATACAACGTTTTCTGATGTCGATTTTTGTGGTGTAGGCATTTTACTTGGTAATATGGCAAAATGGTTTAATAAAGATGTTATCATGATGATTATTGTTGGTATCTTCGCTTTATTAGTTGTGTATAACTATGTAGCTAAACCGAAAAGCGATATCCATAATGATTAA
- a CDS encoding PTS sugar transporter subunit IIB translates to MKIMAVCGSGLGSSFMVEMNIKKVLKKLNIDAEVTHADLASATPDQADLFVMTKDLATSSGIPTEKLVVLNNIIDINDLEKKLVEHFAKN, encoded by the coding sequence ATGAAAATTATGGCAGTTTGTGGCTCAGGACTTGGTAGTAGTTTTATGGTAGAAATGAATATCAAAAAAGTACTCAAAAAACTAAACATTGATGCAGAAGTCACTCACGCTGATCTAGCTTCAGCAACACCCGATCAAGCTGATTTGTTCGTGATGACAAAAGATCTCGCTACCAGCTCAGGAATTCCAACTGAAAAATTAGTAGTATTAAATAATATTATTGATATCAACGATTTGGAAAAGAAACTCGTTGAACATTTTGCCAAAAACTAA
- a CDS encoding GNAT family N-acetyltransferase, which yields MAWPNKCESDTANFLADCFNKHQRDETKTYVILNNNIPVGLLSFNHIDKSNKTAYIGYWLDSKAQGKGIITQAIQALTHYYAIKNLLNVLSLNVLSLI from the coding sequence ATGGCATGGCCAAACAAATGCGAGTCAGATACGGCTAACTTTTTAGCAGATTGTTTTAATAAACATCAACGAGATGAAACTAAAACCTATGTTATTTTAAATAATAACATACCAGTTGGATTACTTTCCTTTAACCACATTGATAAAAGCAATAAAACAGCTTATATAGGCTATTGGCTAGATAGCAAAGCACAAGGAAAGGGTATTATTACACAAGCTATCCAAGCACTCACACATTATTATGCGATAAAAAACTTATTAAACGTTTTGTCATTAAATGTTCTGTCACTAATTTAA